The following nucleotide sequence is from Agromyces sp. SYSU T00194.
GGCGGCGGACCTCGACGGCGACGGTCGCGCCGAGATCCTCGGGCGCGGCCATGACGGCATGACCGTGTACGGGTTCGAAGGCGGGGCGTGGGTGCACCTGTCGTCGTCCGGACCGTTCACGAACGCCGACCACTGGGACGACGCGAAGTACTACCGCACGATCCAGACGGCCGACCTCGACGGCGACCGGCAGGCCGAGTTGATCGGACGTGACGCCGGCGGACTGCACGTGTACGCGTTCGGCGACCAGGACGGCGCGGCGGGCAGCGGCGCGTGGATCACGCTGCCGACGGCGTTCGACTTCAACGACAACTTCGGCTGGGGCGATGCGTCCAACTACCTCACTATCCAGGGTGCCGACGTCGACGGCGACGGCCGCGACGAGGTGATCGGGCGCACGAGCACCACCATGGCGGTCTACGGGCTCTCGCCGAGCAGCTACACCTGGTCGAACGAGCAGCAAGTCGCCGGCCCTGGGTTCACGAACGCCCTCGGCTGGAACCACGCACGGCACTACGACACGATCCAGGTGGTCGACGTGGACGGGGTGACCCTCAACGGTCAGCCGGGCTCGGCGAACGCGTCGCGTGCCGATCTGATCGGGCGCGGGCCGAACGGCATCCAGACCTACCGGTTCGACGCGAAGGCCGGCAGCTGGACATCGCCGACGGCGACGTTCCCGACCTGGACAGGCACCGCGCAGACGGTCTACGAGATCATCAGCCACGCGCTCGACGTGACCACCGACGACATCCGCACGGTCTACGACACCGACGCGGGGGCGCTCGGCGACTGGGCTACCGACGCCGCGAAGCTCGAACCGCCGGTCGGCATCCCGGTCTCGACGTGGCAGCAGGTGCAGGACCAGGTCGTGCAGGAGCTGAAATGGGCGAAGAACGTGGCCGAGGCCACCGCGAACCGCACGGACCTCATCACCGAGGTGACCGCGCTGAAGGGCAGTGACACGACTGCCTCGTACCTCGACTACGACACGTCGACGTCGAACGACTCACAGCTGGCCGCGAACCTGCTCGTGCTGCTAGCGGGTTTCGCCGATGCCGCATCCAACCTCGGTGCACCGGGACTGCAGGTCGCGCTCGGCTCGCTCGACGCCGCGGCCTCGTTCGGCGCCTCGGAGGGGCAGAACGCGTCGGCCTCGTTCGAGGGGACCTACCTGGAGCTCAAGAGCGCGATCGAGGGCTGGTGGGGCACCGCGGAGACCGCGAACGAAGCGGCGAAGGCGGCCGTCGTGGCCGACTACGGGCTGCTGAGCACCGTCGGTGAGCTCTACGGCAACGGCACCTGGCCGCAGTTCGGGAAGGGCGATCCCGGGTGGGCGGCCGCCGTGGACGCGAACGCGCGCGGCTACTCCATCTGGGTGTGGCAGACGGTCACGCCGTCCCTGCCGCAGCCGTGCGAGTTCCTGGCGATCTGCGCCGGGTGGATCGTGGGCGAGTGCACGGTTGACTACTGCCTCCACCACGAGGACGGCTACGACTACACGCTGCGGGTCTCGACCTGCCAGCTGCCGTCCAATTGCCCGAACTACGACAAGGACTCCTTCTCGCAGCACGTCACGGTCGGGCACAAGCTGATCGAGAACTCGTTGCTGAAGCAGCTCGTCGACCCAGTCTCCGACGGCTGCCTGTCGAGTTGGAGGCCGGAGGAGTGTCACTTCGGTGTCTCGTCGCTCGACGTGATCGTCGGGCTCGACGGGTGGCCCTACTCCTGCAGCGCGTGGAGCAATGCGGGCGACCACTTCCTCCCGGCGAAATTCTGCTCGAACCTCGAGACCGTGCGCGAGCGGTACGGCTCGCGCGAGTAGCGGGCCGGCGCGTCGGCGCGCACCGGCCGCACGAGGGCGGCGGGCCGTTCGACGAGGAGCTCGCGCTGCGGGCGGTGCGAAGCGTGCTCGGCGCCGCCGGTTGACGCACGCTCAGGGGCGAATCCGTCGGCAACACTTGTCGGCGATCGCGCTCGTGGGTCACACTATGGTGCAGCCGGGAACGGACCCCGGCGTCCAGAGGGGGACCCATGCACCGCGCCACGCTCCTGTCGACCGTCGTCATCGGCGGGATGCTCGCCGCGTGGACGGCGCTGCCCGCACAGGCGGCGTCCGGCGGCAATGGCGGCGGGAACGCCCTCGGTGCGACCGCTGCCCCCACGGTCGCGGCGCCCGACACGGAGCCCGCGTTCGCGCTGCCCTCGTGGGGCGACGGCCAGTGGGGCTCATCGGAGGACTACGAGACGATCCAGTCGGCCGACCTCGACGGCGACGGCGACGCCGAGCTGATCGGTCGGTCGGGCATCGGCCTCGAGGCGTGGGACTTCGACGTGACCGCCGGCCAGTGGACGCCGCTCGTCGCAGCGGGCGGGCTCGGGCTCACCGACGAGGCGGGCTGGGACCAGAAGCAGTACTACGAGACCATCGGCACCGCCGACTTCGACGGCGACGGCGCGGACGAGGTCTACACGCGCAACTGGGCGGGCATCCGGGCGGCGCGCCTCGACACCTCGTCGACCCCGGCGACCTGGGACGAGCTGCCGGACCTCGCCGAGTACACGACGACGCAGGGCTGGGACGCGCCGGAGTACTACGAGACGCTCCAGGCGGCCGACCTCGACGGCGACGGCCACGACGAGCTCTTCGGCCGCGCCGCATCGGGCATCGTGATCGCCGACTACGTCCGCGGCGGCTGGGCGATGAGCTCGTTCGCCTGGTTCTCCAACGCACAGGGGTGGGACCATCCGCAGTACTACGAGACGATCCAGGCGGCCGACCTCGACGGCGACGGCCGAGCCGAGATCGTCGGCCGCGGAACCCAGGGCCTCGAGGTCTGGGGCCTCGAGGACGGCGACTGGGTCGCCGAGGCGTCGTCGGGCCCGTTCCCGGACTCCGAGTACTGGAACCGGGAGGAGTTCTACTCGACCATCCAGACCGCCGACCTCGACGGCGACGGCGACGTCGAGGCGATCGGCCGCGGCACCAGCGGACTGCACGCCTTCGAGTTCGCCGACGCGACCGGCAAGAAGAACGGCGGCACGTGGACCGAGCTGCCGGAGCTGACCGCGATGAGCAACGGCAACGGATGGGCCGGAGCGCCGCGCCGCGCGACGATCCAGGCCGCGGACATCGACGGCGACGGGCGCGACGAGGTCATCGGGCGCGACAACCTGACCATGGTCGCGTGGGGCTTCACCGCATCGAGCAAGACCTGGGCCAACGAGCAGCTGGTCGACGGTCCGGGCTTCACCGACGCCCTCGGCTGGGACGCGGCGCCGTACTACGAGACGATCCAGGTCGTCGACGTCGACGGGTACACCGCGAGCGGCCAACCGGGCTCCTCCAACGCCTCCCGGGCCGAGCTCATCGGACGTGGTCCGAACGGCATCCAGACCTACCGCTTCGACGCGAAGGCCGGCAGCTGGACCTCGCCGTCGGCCGCGTTCCCGACCTTCACGGGCCAGGCGCTCACGGCGTACCAGGCGATCAGCGAGGCGCTCGACGTGACGACCGAGGACATCCGCAGCAGGTACGACAGCGGCGCGTCGACGCTGGGCGCATGGGCGACCGCGGTGGACGGCATCGCGCGGCCGGCAGGGGTCTCGAGCACCACGTGGCAGCAGGTGCAGGCGCAGGTCGCGCAGGAGCTCGCCTGGGCCCACGAGGTGGCGACCGCCTCGGCGAACCTCTCCGAGCTCATCGGCGTGGTCACCGAGCTGAAGGGCGACGACACCACCGCACAGCACCTCGACTACGAGACGTCCGAGTCGAACACGGCCTCGATCGCGGGCAACCTGCTCGTGATGCTCGCCGGCTTCGTCGACGCCGCCTCGAACCTCTCCGAGCCCGGCGTGATGGTCGCACTCGGCGCACTCGACTCGGCAGCCTCGTTCGCTGCGTCGGACGGGCAGAACGGCACCGCGTCGTTCGAGGGCACCTACCTCGAGCTCGAGGGCGCCATCGAGGGCTGGTGGGGCACCGCCGAGACCGCGAACGAGCAGGCGACGGCGCAGATCGTGGCCGACTACGGCCTGCTCAGCACCGTCGGCACGCTGTACGCCGACGGCACCTGGACGCAGTTCGGCCCGGGCGACCCCGGATGGGCCGCCGCCGCGAACGCCTCGGCGCGGGCGTACTCGACCTGGGTGTGGCAGACCATCACGCCCACGCTGCCGCAGCCGTGCAAGGACCTGCAGGACTGCGCGGGATGGGCCGTGGCCACGTGCGCCATCGACCACTGCATGTACCAGGACGACGGCTACGAGTACAGCCTGCGCAGCGTCGTCTGCACCGTGCCGTGGAACTGCCCGCCGTACTCCGGCGACGGCTTCGCGCAGCGGGTGCTGGTCGGCGACAGCGTCTCGAACGCGCTGATGAAGCAGCTCACCGAACCGGTGTCGGAGTCCTGCCTGGCCGGCTGGGATCCGACGACCTGCAACTTCGGCGTCTCGGGCCTCGAGATCGCCGCCGGCCTCGACGGCTGGCAGTACCGCTGCAGCTTCTACCACCCGGCGACGAGCACGTTCTTCCCGGAGGAGTTCTGCACGGCCCTCGAGGACGAGCGCGCCCTGTACGGCACCCGCGACGGCTGACGGGCGCCCTGGCGGGGCGCGGTCGCGGCCACGAGCCGGCACCGGCTCAGTCGAAGGTGACGACGACCTTCTCGGCGGCACCCGGCGTGCGCGCGAGCTGCAGTGCGTCGAGCGCGCGGTCGAACGGCAGGGTGTCACTGACGATGAGCGCGTACTTCTCCCAGTTCGCGACGATGTCGTCGGTCACCTCGAAGATCTCCGTCGGGTAGCCCATCGACCAGACGAGGTTCAGCTCGGTGGTGAGGATGCTGCCGAAGTCGAGCTCGACCGGCTGCTTGTGCACCGCCACGACGCCGAGGGTCGCACCGTGCTTGGCGAGGCCCGCGGCCGTGGCGGGCACGGACGGCGCGCCCGCCGCGTCGAGGTAGATGTCGGTGCCCGAGCGGATGCCCCGCACGAAGCCGCCCGCGCCGTCGCCGTGCAGCTCGACGAGCCGTGCCGCGAGGTCCTCCTCGGCGGAGTTCACGACGGCGTCGGCGCCGACCGCAAGCGCCTTCTCGAGGCGCGACGGCACGATGTCGACGACGACGATGTGCGCGGCGCCCTTCGAGCGGTAGCCCAGCACGGCGCCGAGGCCGATAGGGCCGGCACCGAAGACGACGACCGTGTCGCCCGGCTTCGGCTGCGTGCGGTTCACCGCGTGGAGCGCGACGGCCATGGGTTCGTTCAGGGCAGCCACGTGCCAGGGCACCTCCGGGGGGACGACCCTCAGCTGCCGGCCCGGCTGGAAGTCCCTCACCACGACGAGCTCGGTGAGCGCGCCCTGCGCGCCGCCCGAGCCGAGCAGGCCGTCGGCGAACGCCATGGTGTCGATGACGACATGGTCGCCTACGGCGACGCCGATGACGTCGGCGCCGACCTCGGCGACCTCCGCCGCGGGCTCGTGGCCGAGCGGGGTCGCCCCCTGACGGGGCGGGATGCCGCCGATGTCGGTGTACATCGCGTCGGAGCCGCAGATGCCGCAGGCACGGATGCGCAGCAGTACGTCGGACGGGCCGACCTCGGGCTGCGGAACGTCGACCCAGGCGGCGGTGCCGGGCGCGGTGACGTGGACGGACTTCATGGTGGCTCCTTCGCGTTCGGGGCCCGGCTCGCGCCCGTCGACGGATCCTCGACGGGCCTGCCGACCCACACGCGGCACGCTACGCGCTAAATCGAATTAGTAACAGCTAGGATCGGCGCCATGCCGCGCACACCCGCCGTACGCACGACCATGAAGGACGTGGCGCGGGCCAGCGGCGTCTCGCCGGCCACCGTCAGCTTCGTGCTCAACGAGACGCCCGGCCAGACCATCCCCGTGGAGACCCGCGAGCGCGTGCGGTTCCACGCCGAGCGCCTCGGCTACGTGCCGCACCGCATCGCCCGCGCGCTCCGCGAGGGCCACTCGCGCACGGTCCTGTTGAGCACCGGGTCCGTGCCCGGCGGGCATGGACTGGAGAGCTTCATCGAGGGCCTCGACCACCAGCTCGCGCGGCTCGGGCACACCCTGCTCGTCGTCCACGGGCGTCCGAGGTCGGCGGTGCCGGCGGACGTGCTGGAGGTCGTCGCGCCGCGCGCCGTGCTGGACCTCGCCGCGGCGTACCCGGTCGCACCGCCCGGGGGCGACGGCGCACGGGCGGGCGCGGACGGGCCCGGTGACCGCCCCGGCGCGGCGGCACCCGCCTGGGAGGGCGGCTGGTCCAGCGGGCTCGCCGCGCACGGCGAGACCCAGCTGCGCCACCTCGTCGCGCAGGGCCACCGGCGCATCGCCTTCGCGGTCGGCGACGACCCGACGTCGGCGATGTTCGCCGACCTGCGGCGAGCACAGCTCGAGGCATCCGCCCGCCACCTCCGCGTGGCCGCGCCCGTGCCGCTCACGCTCCCGTCGGCCGCGGGCGGACCGGCGGCGGCGGTGGGGCGGCTCGCGGAGGAGTACCCGGATGTGACGGCCGTCGCCGCGCTCGACGACGACACAGCGCTGCGCCTGCTCGCCGGCATGGCCGATCGGGGCCTCCGGGCGCCCGACGACCTCGCCGTCATCGGCTTCAACGAGGGGCTGCACGGCGCGCTCTGGCGACCGGCGCTCACCACCGTGCGCATCGATGCCGAGGCGTACGGCCGACGGGTCGCCCATCAACTCCTCGACCTCGAGCCGCCCGCGTGGTCGGCTCCGCCGTCGCGGGTGGTCGTGCGCGACACCGCCTGAGCGATATCCGGGGCAGGATGGGGAGGTGCCCCAGACCAGCGACGCCCGCGCCGAGCTCGCGGCGCTGTGCGCCCGGGGGCTCGCCTGGCATCCGATGATGACCCCGGCGGCGACCGATGACGCGCCGCCGCGCCCGGCCGCCGTGCTGGTGCTGTTCGGGGTGCTCGACGCCGCCGAGGCCCGTACGCCCGGCGCCTCGCAGGTCGCGGCCGACCTCGACGTGCTGCTGCTGCGGCGCGCGGCGACGCTGGGCAGCCACGCCGGGCAGGTCGCGTTCCCGGGCGGGCGGTTCGAGGCATCCGACAGCGGGGCCATCGACTGCGCGGTGCGCGAGGCGGTCGAGGAGACCGGGCTCGACCCGGCCGGCGTCGAGCCGCTCGGCACGCTGCCGTCGATCTCGATGCCGGTCAGCAACCACGTGGTCACGCCGGTGCCGGCGTGGTGGACCCGCCCGTCGGAGGTCGTCGCCGTCGACCACGCCGAGTCGGTCGACGTGTTCCGCGTGCCGGTGGCCGACCTGCTGCATCCGTCGAACCGGGGGAGCACCGAGCACTCGGTCGGCGGGCGGAGCTGGCGCGCGCCCGCGTTCACCGTCGGCGGCAACGTCGTCTGGGGCTTCACCGCGTTCGTGCTCGCGTCGATGTTCGACGAGCTCGGCTGGTCGGAGCCGTGGGACGCCGGGCGCATCGTGGAGCGCGACGACCTCGACCGCTGACCGGCGAGGGCGGCGCGCCCGACGGCGCTCCGGGGGTTCTCCCGATTGCCCACCGATCGAGCCGGCTGGAAGGCTTGCGGCGTGGACCACCAGAACCCAGGGCATCCCCAGCAGACCAGGCTCGTCATCGGCGCAGGCCCCATCGGGGCCGGCCTCGCCGCGCACCTCGCCGAGGCGGGTGACCGCGTGCGGCTGCTCAGCCGGTCGGGCCGCGGCCCGGAGCATCCGTCGATCGAGAGGGTCGCGGTCGATGCGACGGATGCCGCTGCGCTCACGTCCGCCGCGGCCGGCACGGCGACGATCTTCAACTGCGCCAACCCCGGTTCGTACGAGCACTGGGAGCGGGAGTGGCCGCCGCTCGCCCAGGCGATCCTGGCCGCCGCCGAGGCATCGGGCGCGGTGCTCGTGACGTTCGGCAACCTGTACGGCTACGGCGCTCCCGACGGGCCGATGACGCGGGCGACCCCGCTGCGGCCGAACGACCACAAGGGTGCGCTGCGGGCGCGCATGTGGGCGGACGCGCTCGCCGCCCACGAGGCGGGGCGGGTGCGGGCGACCGAGGTGCGCGCCACCGACTACCTCGGGCCGACCGAGCCGACCACGAACGGCATGCTGCCGCGCTATGCGAACGACACCCTGCGCGGGCGCCCGGCCAGCGTGTTCACCGACGTCGACCAGCCGCACTCGTGGGCGTACGACGGCGACATCGTGCGCACCCTCGCGGCGGTCGCCGACGACGCGCGCGCGTGGGGCTCGGCTTGGATCGTGCCGACGAACCCGCCCATGACGATGCGGGAGCTGCTGCGCGAGCTCGGCTCGGTCGTCGGTACGGGCGAGCCGCGGCTGCGGCGCGTGCCCCGGTGGCAGCTCGCCGCGCTCGGGGCCGTCGTGCCGGTCGTGCGGGAACTGCGCGGCGTCGCCTACCAGTTCGATGCCCCGTTCGTGTCCGACGGGTCGGAGACGACCGATCGCTTCGGCATCGCGCCGACGCCGTGGGAGGACGTGCTGCCCCCGACTGCGCGCGCGTGGCACGAGCGCGCTCGCCGACTGATCGTGGTCGGCGCGGAGTATCCGACGCCGCAGAATTGAGGGGTGACCATCTCGATCACCGAAGGCGACCTCGCCGACCCGCGCGTGCTGCGCCTGCTCGACGACCACCTCGCCGACATGCACGCGACGTCGCCGCCCGAGAGCGTGCACGCCCTCGACGTGGCCGGCCTGCGGGCGCCGGGCATGACCTTCTGGGCGCTCGCCGACGGCGACGCGATGCTCGGCTGCGTCGCGCTGAAGGAGCTCGACCCCGCACACGGCGAGCTCAAGTCGATGCGCACCGATGCCGCGGCGCGCGGCAGGGGACTGGGGCGGATGCTGCTGGAGCACGTCATCGCCGAGGCCGAGCGCCGCGGCTACTCGCGCCTCAGCCTCGAGACCGGCGTGGAGGACTTCTTCGCGCCGGCGCGCACCCTCTATGCCCGCTTCGGGTTCGTCGAGTGCGGCCCGTTCGACGCCTACAGGCCCGACCCGAACAGCGTGTTCATGACGCGGGAACTCGTTCGGCCCGCTGCCTGAGCGCCAGGAAGCCCACGGTCGCGGTGGCCGCCGCCAGCAGGAGCAGTGGCGCGTTGAGCACGAGCACCTCGGGTTCCATGCGCACCAGGTGCAGTGCGGCCGCCGCCAGCTGCACGAGGGCGAGCAGCGCGGCCGAGAGCGGGCCGAGCAGCACGGCGACGCCCGTGAGCATCGGCAGGATCAAGCCGATGGCGCCGGCGAGCTCGAGCATGCCGATCGTGATGAGCAGCGCGTCGGGCAGCACCTCGGCGGCCGCGACGCCGGCCGCCACCAGGTCGGCCTTCGACATGGCGAGCTGGCTCACGCCGGCGAGCACGTAGACGAGGGCGAGCGGGGTGGCGAGGATCCAGTAGGCGATGAGCATCGGCGGCCCCAAGCGGCGTCGGTGGTGCGTGGAGGTGGTGCGATCGGCACCATTGGAGCATCCGGGTGCTGAGGCGTGCTCGGGTTCTCCACAGGCGGGCATCCGTCGAGAACGCACCGGCGGGCGGGAGCGCGTCCGCGGCCCGACGTGGCGGGTGCTCAGGCGCCGCGCCACCACCACTGCGCGGAGACCGCGAGCACGCCGCGCGCGATGTCGTCGGCGTCGCCGGTCGCCCCGCCGAGCAGCCAGTGCTCGATCGCGCCGACGGTGCCGGCGGCGCCGTAGGCGGCATACAGGGCGTAGAGCGCGTCGCCGGCGAGCTCGCCGTCGGGCACGGGCGCGACCTCTGGGTGCTCCGCGAGGTAGGCGCGCAGCGGCACCTCGACGTGTTCGAGCAGCATCAGCCGCACCTCGGCGGCGAGGCGGGGCGCCAGGGCGTGCAGGTACACCGCCCGATGCCGGGCGACGTGTGCGAGCAGCGCGCGCTCGGCGATCTCGAAGCGCTCGCGGTCGGTGCCGCGCGCGGCCGCGAACTCGGCCACGGAGACGTCGAGCTCCGCTCCGAGCGCCTGGGCCAGCAGGTCGCCGACGCCGGTGGCGTGGCGGTAGAACGTGTCGCGGCTGATGCCGGCGGCACGCGCGGCGTCGGTGACGGAGACGTCGGCGAGGGGCATCCGCTCGACCAGCTCGAGCACGGCCGAGCGCAATGCCTGCCGTGTGCGTGCCTGCCTGGGGTCCATCGCGTCCATCCTGCCGGGTCGGCGTGCGCGCCCGTGCACTCGAACTATAGGACAAATGTCAGATAGTGACGTACGATAGCTGCTCGGTGTGCCCAGCGCGGCGCACATCGACACGAAAGGACACCCCCACATGCGAGCAGCCGTCTTCCACGCCCAGGAGGATCTCCGGATCGAGGACGTCGCCGAGCCCACGCCCGGACCCGGGCAGGTGAAGCTCCAGAACGCCTACGCCGGCATCTGCGGCTCCGACCTGCACGTCTACTACGCCCCCGAGGCCGCCGGCCTCGACCTGGACAACCCGCACCCCGTCACCGGTGCGACGCTCCCGCAGATCCTCGGCCATGAGTTCTCCGGCACCGTCGTCGAGCTCGGCGAGGGCGTCGAGGGCGTCAGTGTCGGCGACCGCGTCGCCGTCTGGCCCATCTACTCCTGCGGCACCTGCGCCGCCTGCCGCAAGGGCGCCGTGAACGCGTGCCGCACCATCGGCTTCCACGGCCTCATGTCCGACGGCGGCGGCATGGCCGAGTACACCACCGTCGACGCCTCGAAGCTGCACGTGCTGCCCGAGAATGTCGACCTGAAGCTCGGCGCGCTCGTCGAGCCGATGGCCGTCGCCTGGCACGCCGTCGCGCGCTCCGGCGTGAAGGCCGGCGAGACCGCCCTCATCGCGGGCGCCGGCCCGATCGGCATCGGCGTCTGGTTCGCGCTGAAGGCGCAGGGCATCGAGCGCGTGCTCGTCTCCGAGCCGAGCCCCGAGCGTCGTGCGGCGATCGCCGCCCTCGGCGCCAGTGTCGTCGACCCGGTGAACGAGGACCTCGGCGCGGCGGTCGACGCACTGACCGGCGGCGACGGCGTGGCCGCGGGCTTCGACGCCGCGGGCGTCGGCGTGGCCGTCTCGTCGGTGCTCGCGAACCTCGGTCCGCTCGGCCGCATGGTCATCGTGGCCCTGCACGAGCGCACGATGGACTTCTTCCCGACCCAGCTGGTCATGGGCGAGACCGAGGTCGTCGGCGCGCTCGGCTACACCCAGGCCGACTTCGACGCCGTGATCGCCGCGATGGCCGAGGGGCACTACGACACCACTGGCTGGGTCGGCGAGACCGGCCTCGACGGCGTGCTCGGCGCGATCGGCGACCTGCGCCAGGGCCGCGGCATGAAGGTGCTGGTCTCCAGCGCCGTGTAGCCGCGCTGCGTCCGCTCGACGGGCCGCTCCCACCTCGGGGGTGGCCCGTTCGTCGTCGGCGCGCCCCGTTCGTCGTCGGCGCGCGCCGACGCACGGCTGGTGCGCGAATCGTGGCTGTGCGAGACGGTCGCCACACTTCACGCACCAGCGGCGTGATGACGTCGTGCTGCCGGTGCGCGAACCGCGGTGAACCGAGGGCCACGCCACGGATTGCGCACCAGCACGGCGGTGGTCGGGCGGGTCAGGCGGTCAGGGCGAGGTCGGCGTCGAGGAGCTCGAGCACGAGGGCGGCGGATGCGGCGGAGGCGTCGCCCGTGATCGCGGAGACGACCCACTGGGGAGCCGGCGCGGCGAGCGGCCGCACGGCGAGCCCCGCGGCCTGCGGCTTCGATGCGACGTGCTGCGGCACGAGCGCGATGCCGAGCCCGCGTTGCACGAGGTCGATGAGCGTGTGCACGTCGTTGACCGCGCAGCGCACGTGGCGCACCACCCCGGATGCGGCCGCGGCGTCGTCGCTCACCGAGCGCACCGCCCACGACTGCTGGAAGTCGACGAAGTCCTCACCGCGCAGGTCGTTCCACTCGACCACGTCGCGCGAGGCGAGCGGATGCTGCGGGGGAGCGAGCAGCACCATCGGGCGCCGTCCGAGCTCGTGGTGCACCACGCGCGAGCCGAGGTCGTCGCCCGCGACGAACGCGAGGTCGACACCGCCGGACGCCACTGCCGCGACGAGGTCGCGCGACCCCGCCTGCGTGAACTCGATGTCGACGAGGGGGTAGCGACGGCGCACCCGTTCGAGCAGCGCGTTCACGTCGACGAACCCGAGGCACTGCTCGGCGCCGATGCGCAGGCTCCCCGAGAGCTCGTGCGTCGCGCGGAGCACCGCGTCGCGTGCGGCCGCGGCCTGCGAGAGCATGCTCCGCGCGTGGGGGAGCAGGGCGAGCCCCGCCTCGGTCGGCTCGACGCGCCGGGTGGTGCGGTGGAAGAGCGGGGTGCCGAGCTCGTCCTCGAGCCCGCGGATCGCCGCCGAGAGGCCCGACTGGGAGACCCCGCACGCCGCTGCCGCACGCGTGAACTGCTGCTCGTCGGCGAGTGCCACGAGGTACTCCATCTGCCGGAGATCCATCTATCCGCATTCCTTCTGAATCGCATGAGGAGTAGTTGTTGGACTTCTAGCCTGCCGCGTCCTAGCGTGAGAGCGCAACCGTCTACGAGAGGACGCACACGTGCAGCACCGCACCATCGGCACCCGTTCCGTCAGCGCCGTCGGACTCGGCGCCATGCCCATGTCGATCGAGGGTCGCCCCGACGAGGCGCGCGCGATCGCCACCATCCACGCCGCGCTCGACGCCGGGGTCACGCTCATCGACACCGCCGACGCCTACCACCTCCACGCCGACGAGGTCGGCCACAACGAGGAGCTCATCGCCCGCGCGCTCGCGAGCTACGGCAGCGACACCTCCGGCGTGCTCGTCGCGACCAAGGGCGGCCACCTGCGCCCGGGCGACGGCAGCTGGACCCAGGACGGACGCCCGGAGTACCTGAAGGAGGCCGCGAAGGCATCCGCCCGTCGACTCGGCGTCGACGCCATCGGCCTGTACCAGTTCCACCGGCCCGACCCGACCGTGCCCTACGCCGATTCGGTCGGCGCCGTGCGCGAGCTGCTCGACGAGGGCGTCATCGAGCTGGCCGGCATCTCGAACGCGAGCGTCGCCCAGATCGACGAGGCGAACGAGATCCTCGGCGGCCGGCTCGTGTCGGTGCAGAACCAGTTCTCCCCGCGGTTCCGGTCGAGCCTCGTCGAGCTGGAGCACTGCGCCGCGCTCGGCATCGCATTCCTGCCGTGGTCGCCGCTCGGCGGCATCCAGCGCGCCGCTGCGGTCGGCACGCACCACGACGCCTTCCAGCGGGTCGCCGACGCGCACGGCGTCAGCCCGCAGCGCGTCGCCCTCGCCTGGGAGCTCGCGCTCGCACCCGTCGTGATCCCGATCCCCGGCGCCTCCCGGCCCGAGAGCATCGTCGACTCGGTCGGTGCGGCCGAGCTGCAGCTCACGGCCGACGAGGTCGGCCTGCTCTCGGCGGAGGCCGAGGCGGCCGCGGCCTGACCGGAAGACGCCACGCGCGGGCGTCGCCCGACCGCGGCGACCGGGCCCGCACGGGGCATCCGTCACCATCACCCGCTGCGACCCGCCCGCGGCATCCGTCACCCCCATCACACCCACACCATCGCGAAGGAGCGACCCATGAAGACCATCCCGTTCGCCGGCGGGGCACTCGACGTGCCCAACATCGTGCTCGGCATGATGCGCATCGAC
It contains:
- a CDS encoding LysR family transcriptional regulator, with amino-acid sequence MDLRQMEYLVALADEQQFTRAAAACGVSQSGLSAAIRGLEDELGTPLFHRTTRRVEPTEAGLALLPHARSMLSQAAAARDAVLRATHELSGSLRIGAEQCLGFVDVNALLERVRRRYPLVDIEFTQAGSRDLVAAVASGGVDLAFVAGDDLGSRVVHHELGRRPMVLLAPPQHPLASRDVVEWNDLRGEDFVDFQQSWAVRSVSDDAAAASGVVRHVRCAVNDVHTLIDLVQRGLGIALVPQHVASKPQAAGLAVRPLAAPAPQWVVSAITGDASAASAALVLELLDADLALTA
- a CDS encoding aldo/keto reductase, producing the protein MQHRTIGTRSVSAVGLGAMPMSIEGRPDEARAIATIHAALDAGVTLIDTADAYHLHADEVGHNEELIARALASYGSDTSGVLVATKGGHLRPGDGSWTQDGRPEYLKEAAKASARRLGVDAIGLYQFHRPDPTVPYADSVGAVRELLDEGVIELAGISNASVAQIDEANEILGGRLVSVQNQFSPRFRSSLVELEHCAALGIAFLPWSPLGGIQRAAAVGTHHDAFQRVADAHGVSPQRVALAWELALAPVVIPIPGASRPESIVDSVGAAELQLTADEVGLLSAEAEAAAA